From the genome of Salvia splendens isolate huo1 chromosome 7, SspV2, whole genome shotgun sequence:
CACAAGGAAAGGCTAGCGTTTCTCGATATATATTGTCAACCAATTCAAGTTCGAGCTATTAGTACATGCATAAGTCCATGAAAGCAAAAATACAGAGCCTTTCTCGATCAAGCCAACTGCAGCACTGCAACCGTCATCACTGCTGTTACTCGGAACCAAACATCATTCAGATTTCTATCCAATCGATCCATCATTTTCTCTTCGTGAGCACCCAACTTCCCAGAAGATTTGCTGATAGAGATAACCGTGTTCCTCAATCTATTCACAGCTGAAGAGAGCCAAACTAGCCCTAACCCGAATCCGGTGCTCAAAAGTTTTGATGCGCAGAATGGCACCTGGTTGCACAAAACTCTGCAGACAACTCCTACGAGAACAGCAACACCAGTTCCAGCAATGCTGGCAGAAAAACCGGTCGGAAGATCATTGAGCTGATGACCAGATTTCTTCAACGAGGTGATTGCATTCTTACCCTGCTGCTTCCTGACTACAATTATGGAAAGCAGACTCTCACATGCATAAAGGTATAAAGGTAGCTGTTGCATGAGATGTCTCTCTCCTTCATCGGTTTGGGACTGGCCTTTCTCTTCTGTGAGATCTTCACCTTCTCATTTACATGACTGACCAAACAAGACGAAAGCTTTCATACACGAATTGTAATATGAATGCTGCTGTTTTGTCGTTCGTTTACATTCATAAAATATAACGTCCTTGAACAAACACAAATTCAGATAAAAGCATGTTCTTACCTATTGAGAGGTTCAACTTTCTCTGTTACAAGCTTTGATGGATCCATATTAGAACGCCCTCTTCTCCGCctagaaaaaaattgaatgcGAGAATTAAGGAAATTTTTTCtacatatattttattagaaTCCACAAGGATGATAGCCGATAAAAATATTATACAActcaaatatagtaaaagtaaaataagcaTTTCAAAATCCCAATAACCAACTCATTACAAGATGTAGAGAACAAAGGCCTAAATCTTTTAAGATATCAAGTTAGTTAGCAAGTTATTTGAACTCACTAGGGAAGACAAACAAATAAGGAATTCAGAGTCATAGTTGATTAACTCAAAGTTGTCTTCCTCTAGAGTTTAAGTTTCGTACTTCAAGGCATCGATGGGTAATTAACTATTTATACAAATTATGCTTCAACTTCTCCTAATCTTCAAACCAGCCCAATAAAATGTATGTGTAAACACAAAGTTATGCAGGGCCAAGTAAAGAAATGAGGGGGTTACCATTCAAAATAAGGGACCAGCATTGCCCGTCGTCTAGACGTAACTGTGTTCTTCGAGAAATGAAGGTCAGAAATGACAGGAACCACATGAGTCATATCATCTCTCATATGCTGCAATGTATGCTCTCTACAACTGCTCCTGTCTCTCACTACATTCAATACTGGTTCATTCATGTATAGTTCTCTTGATGGGTAAACAAGAGACTCAGCAGCACAAAGACACCGTTCGCCACAAGATGTCAATGGTTGCTGAGCTGAATCAGTTTTGAGTTTTCGAGGCCCCATCATATCATAGAGCATAGACAGATCTAGTACACCATTCTCTACTTCAATTGACCCCGATGCAAGCAACTCCAATATTTTCTCATGTCTTGTGCATTGTTCAGCAATTCCGAAGCCCAAGAGTAGTGACTCTGGATGAACATCTGCCTTAGAAATAGAGCAATTCAGTACTACTAATATGGCCCATCTATTGATTCGACAAACTAATAGATGAACAGTATTCTATTAATACTCTTGTTAAGAATATAATTACTCTGTCCCACGTCGGTGATAtgacatagcctagcttagtttcttctactatatatatgtggcctaTGTTGAGTAATAAAATACACCAACACCTACACcaaatacactactactttctctactatgtctatttactttttcgcttatatctatattttactgttctacatgGCATCAGAGCGGATTCGAATCCGTATctagaaaattagggtttcaaaaaaaaagaactaaattagggtttctgccACTGCCCGCTCTACTATCCCCACTCTGCTCTTCCGTCACTACTCTACTCTACCCAAAATTATGTTTTGTTCTGCTCTACTGCGCAATCATGCCCAAACTAGGGTTTGCGGTGTTGCTGCTCTACTCTGCCCAAATTTGGGTTTCTACCACTACTATATTGCACAACTGCTCTTCTCTGCCCTTCTCTGCCCAAACTAGGGTTTCTGACGTTGCTGCATTCTGCACTATTATAATTCTGCTATACCAATCTTTCTGAAATTACAGCTATGCTATGCTCTACTCCGCTACTCTGCCCAAACTAGGGTTTTTATGTTGCTGCATTCTGTGCTATTATTTGCATGCTGTTCTACTCCTGCTCCGTTGCTCTGCGCTATTATCTGTCTGCGCTCTTACTTGCTTTTTATCTACCCGCTCTCTTGTCAGCAGTTATTATTCTACTCCTACAGTTGTCCTCCTGCTACAGTTGCTACTCTGTTACAACTGTCACTACTACGCTGCATCTACTACTTCTGCTCTACAGTTGCTACTCTGCTGCAACTGTCAATACTAGCATCTGCTACTTCTGCTACAGTTGCAACAACTGTCCTACAgctgctactctgctacagcTGATACTACTACCCTGCATATGCTACAGTTGCAACTACGGTCCAgctgctactctgctacagcTGACACTAACTACCATGCATCTGCTACTCTACTGCAGTTGCTACTACTGCTCTGCATCTGCTATCTGCTACAACTGTTGCTACAACTGCCCTATAGCTGTTGCTACAACTTATGCAACAGCTGCAACTACTACTGCCCTATAGTTTCAGCTACTACTATTGCTGTCGATGTCATAGAAAAAAACATTTTTGAGAAGGTTGTACCAAGCTGGACAATATAGATGTTccagcttgagggggagtgttaagaatattagtactctgtcccacatcggtgatatgacatagcctagcttagttTCTTCTACTATATATACGTGGCCTATGTTGAGTAATAAAATACACCAACACCTACACcaaatacactactactttctctactatgtctatttacttttccgcttatatctatattttactgttctacaaCTCTGATGGAGCAATGAAGGATGTTAAGCACTAATATAttggaaaaaaatgaatataaggCTTAAGAAAAGACGggtttattattttatgaacTTTAAGATTGTATGAGTGCGGGTAAAATCTGTCTATTCATGCATTGAAAGCAGAGAATCAGAGAGCCGCGAACCTTGAACACCAATGAGTGTTGAGCTTACAGAGTTTTTCAAGACTAAGTCGTTACAGTCTAATAGTCCACCTGAGAATTTCAATTCATCCTTCTGCTGCAGGCATAAATTGAAGGACTTAGAATTTACAAGATCTTGATTTGGACTGTGATATTGGAGAAAACGGTGCAACTCCTGAAACAATAAGGTAAAAGGGATCTGTCAAAAGTTCCATCTCTTTGGAGACACGCAAGgaatcagaaaaaaatattcacttCACCTATTCGGTAGTGTATTGCTATGTGCTGTGTGCATGGAAATTATGTAATATAACGAATCATGCCATCTTTCAATATAGAAATGACTTCGAATAGAGAAATGAAAAGTATTACTAGAGTTTACACCTAATGAAAAAAACAACAAGATGCCTAGCaagattgtttttttattttattttttattttgcagGTAAGGGAAGCCAGGTCGAACCAGGAAACAAGCCGACTATACAAATGATCATCACTTGTATGAATATGAAAGCTTAACCCTTAGCAAGTCAAAGCATAGTCGcccccattcattcaaacaaaTGTAATTGCATGATGATCATTAGTAGTCATTCTTCATTTATCTTGAAGCTTAATTATTGGATCAAAATCAAATACAACATCAGTTTCAGTCCTTTCTCTAATCTTCCTCATCGAAGAATCCCACCAATCACTTAATCTGATTCACCCCATTTTATTCAAACTCAAAAGCTTCCTctcaaattgaaattgaaattgaaattcaaCAAAACCCCCATCATTTTAGATACACTAAATACACAAAAATATAATCTTTACTACATCAAATTCATGGAATTCATggaatttcatttctttctAGATCAAGACAGAAAAAAATCCTAAATTGTGGATAGAAAgtaataaaatagtaaaaatagtAAATGAAAATTGAGTATACCTTTGGCAGGCTGGTGGAAGGATGTTCAGGATTGAAAACAGCCCCCAATCCAGGAGGGCAACTGTGTGAAGCCATCAAGCCCAAATCTATCTCTTCTTTGATTTCAATAATCAGAATTTTGTTTCTCCATTTGTTACGATCCGAGCTCGTGACTTCCCAATGTTGATCGTAACTTCACTATAATTCCACAATACTCAGCACAATTGCGTATACGATTACAAATCGAGCTAAGATGAACTAAAGGAATTGTATTGATCACGATAATGTTCTCGAATACAAAATGAAGGTAAGTAAGAGGATAAGGCTACAATAGATCCACGATCTAGAGTAGGAAACAACAATGAACAACAAGGTCATCAACTACTACTAAAATGAGCTAAGACGTCCTTTTATACTCCTTCCGCGTCAAGCATCTTGCGTTGCGTATCATTTGACCACGTCAGCTAATTGCCAGCTGGATAACTAACTCAACCAACTCCATCGCCAGCTGGATAACTGCCTACGAACTCCATATTCCCTCGGCATTTCTCGTTGCATGTATCTCTACGCATGAatgatcatgcatgcaacaataccTCCCTCTTAaggttccttgtcctcaaggaaccaTGGAAAACGTTCCTTAATGGTGTCGGCAAATTCCCAAGAAGCATCCGCAGGGGACTTACCTTTCCAATGGATCAACCACTTTGTCGCAGCTTGGTTGTGGCGCTTGACCATTTTTCTTTCCAAAATAGCTTGTGGAATTGCATCATTGATATGAGAAATGGTAGGTAGATCGGTTGCTGGCCCTATTGGGGGAGCTGCTGGCTTTAAGAGGGATACATGGAACACATCATGAATGGTGGCCGATGTAGGAAGGTTCAACTTGTAAGCAACCTTCCCTATCCTGTCCACAACTTGATACGGACCAAAGAATTTAGCTTCAAACTTCTGGTGGCGTCCTCTGATCGAGCGCTGTCTATAATCTTGCAACCTCAACCAAACCCAATCACCAATTTGGAATTCCTTATCACTCCTATGACGATCAGCTTGCTTCTTCATCCGATCAGCTGCTTTTAGAATGTTTCGT
Proteins encoded in this window:
- the LOC121810609 gene encoding uncharacterized protein LOC121810609 — encoded protein: MLYDMMGPRKLKTDSAQQPLTSCGERCLCAAESLVYPSRELYMNEPVLNVVRDRSSCREHTLQHMRDDMTHVVPVISDLHFSKNTVTSRRRAMLVPYFEWRRRGRSNMDPSKLVTEKVEPLNSHVNEKVKISQKRKAIRKQQGKNAITSLKKSGHQLNDLPTGFSASIAGTGVAVLVGVVCRVLCNQVPFCASKLLSTGFGLGLVWLSSAVNRLRNTVISISKSSGKLGAHEEKMMDRLDRNLNDVWFRVTAVMTVAVLQLA